The following DNA comes from Nocardioides panzhihuensis.
GTCGCGCGAGTCGCTGGTCGCCTGGACGCTCACCGAGGCGGAGACGCTCGGGCTGGCGGCGTTCGGCGGGCTGGCGGCGTACGGTCGACTGCTGGTGGCCGGCGACGACCCGGTGGCGACCTTGGCCGGCATGCTGCCGGAGCCGGTCGACCACGTGCTGCTCCAGGGAGACCTGACCGCGGTCGCGCCGGGGCCGCTCGAACCGGCGCTGGCGCGCACGCTGGCCGTGGTGGCGACGGTGGAGTCGCACGGCGGGGCGATGGTCTACCGGTTCACCAAGGAGTCCGTACGCAGGGCGATGGACCGCGGCTGGACCGCTGCCGAGATCCACGCCCTCCTCGCCGCCGCCTCCCGCACGCCCGTGCCGCAGGCGCTCTCCTACCTGGTCGACGACACGGCGCGCACCTTCGGGACGGTCCGCGTCGGGTTCGCCGCCGCTTACCTGCGCAGCGACGACGAGTCCGCGCTGGCCGAGCTGCTGGTCCATCCGGCGGCCGAGTCCCTGGGCCTGCGGCGGCTGGCGCCCACCGTGGTCGTCAGCACCGTCGCGCTCGACTCGCTCCTCCCCCGGCTGCGCGAGCTCGGCCTGGCGCCGGTCGTCGAGGCGCCGGACGGGTCGGTCCACGTGGCGCGCCCCGACGCCAAACGCGCCAAGGTTCGCACCGGCCAGCGCCCGGCAGGTGCCCAGAAGGCCCACCTCGCCGCCCGCGCGACCGCCGTGGCGACCAGGGTCAAGGCAGGCGACGAGACCGCGACCACACGTCCGGCCCCGCCGGAACCGGCCTCGACGATGTCGATCCTCCACGAGGCCATCGACGCCGGCGAGAAGGTCGTCATCTCCTACGTCGACGGCCGCGGGGTCGCCGGGGAGGCGCGCGTCGAACCGCTGGGCCTGGACGGCGGCTCCCTGGCTGCCCGGGTCGAGGACGACGTACGCTCCTTCGCCCTCTCCCGGATCAGGAGCGTCCGGCCGGGGCCGTGACCCTCGGCCGTCGGCGTGGGCCCGGGTGGTTCAGAACGGGTACGGCTGGATCCGCGACTGCACGGTGACCCACTGGGTCTCGGTGAAGGCGTCGATGTTGGCCTCGTGACCGCCGAACCGGGCGCCGGTGCCGGAGGCGCCGATGCCACCGAAGGGCGCCTGGGCCTCGTCGTCGACGGTCTGGTCGTTGACGTGCACGATCCCGCTGGGGATCCGGTCGGCGAGCTCGTAGGCCGCGAACGGATCCGTGGTGAGGACCCCGACCGAGAGGCCGTAGTCGCTGCGGCGCACCAGGTCGATCGCCTCGTCGACGGTCTCGAACCTGGTCACCGGGGCGACCGGCCCGAAGATCTCGTCGGCGAACGCGGGATGCTCCGGCGCCACCGCCGACAGCACCGTCGGCCGGTAGAAGAGGCCCTCGTACGTCCCGCCCGTCTCCAGCCTCGCCCCGGCCTCGATCGATGCGGTGACCAGAGCGTGCACCTTGTCGCGCTGCCCGGCGTCGATGATCGGCCCCAGCGGTGCGCCGCCGGCCGGATCGCCCACGGTGAGGCCGGCGGCCTTCGCCGCCAAGGTCGCGACGTACTCGTCGTAGATGTCGGTGTGGACCAGGTGGCGGCCTGTGGTCATGCAGATCTGGCCCTGGTGCAGGAAGGAGCCCCAGGCGCCGGCGGAGGCTGCGGCGGCGATGTCGACGCCGGGCAGCACGATCATGGCGTTGTTGCCGCCGAGCTCGAGGTGGGCGCGCTTGAGCAGGCTCCCGGCGCGCTCCCCGATGATCCGGCCGGCCTCGGTCGAGCCGGTGAAGGAGATGACCGGGACCTCTGGGTGCTCGACGAGCGCCGAGCCGGCCTCGACCCGTCCGGGGACGACGGACAGCAGCCCGGCCGGGAGCCCGGCCTCCTCGAGGAGCGCGGCAAGGAACAGCCCACCGCCGACGCTGGTGCGCGGGTCGGGTTTGAGGACCACGGCGTTGCCCAGCGCGATCGCCGGAAAGATCGAGCGAGCCGCCAGGATCGCAGGGAAGTTGAACGGTGAGATGACGCCGACGACGCCAACCGGGCGACGCCGGGCGACGCTCAGTCGCGGGTGCGACGACTGGAGCAGCTGGCCGTACGGCATCAACGCGGTCGCAGCGGCCTGGTGGAGCTCGGCGGCGACCAGGCCGGCCTCGAAGGCCGCTTTACCCTGGCCGGACCCGGCCTCGCGGACGAGCCAGTCGACCAGTACGTCCTGATGCTCGGTCAGGAGCTCCGCGGCCCGGCGCATCACCTCGGCGCGCGCCTCGGCCGGCCGGCTCGCCCACTCCCGCTGGGCCTCGACCGCCAGGCTCACCGCTTGGTCGATGTCGGCCCTTTGTCCGGAGGCGACCGCAGCGATCGCCTCGCCGGTCGCGGGCGCGGCCACGTCCAGCGTCCCGCTCAGCCTCACCCAGCCCCCGACGTACGCCCTGCCGGTCCACTGGTCCTGGTCGAAGAAACCCATCTCCACTCCTCGTCTGGCTCGAGCGACGACCGTCTCTGGTCGCCGCCGCCACGACGCTACGGTCGGCCGCCGCGGTCCGAACCGACGATTTGTGCACGGTGCCGGACGGATCGGGGCCTGACCGGCCGCAGGTTCCGTAGGCTCTTGTCAGACTGGGAGGAGGACGAGATGAGCGCGGTCGTCGAGGTCGACAGCGCCGACGCCTGGCAGTCGGTCGTGAGCAGCTGCTTCGTGCCTCTCGCCTGCAACGACGTCGAGCCCGGGTTCTCCGGCCGGATGGAGCACACCCAGCTCGACGACGGCATCGCCGTGGCACTCGCGACCTCTTCGGGCCACAGCTCCACCCGCACCGCCCGGCTCGCCCGCGGCGCCGGCGGAGACGATCTGCACCTGTCGCTGCAGCGCTCGAGCACCGGCACGGTCTCCTCCGGTTCCCGGACCGTCGCCGTACGCCCCGGCTCGGTGTCGGTCTACCGGGTCGACGCCCCATATCTCGTCGACTACTCCGCACCGCACCAGCAGCAGCTCCTCGTCCAGGTCTCCCGCTCCTCGATACGACTGCCGAACGGCATGCTGGGCGAGGCCGCGGACCGGGTCGCGCTCCCCCGTTTCCAGGAAGCACCCGCCGCGCGTGCGCTCTTCTCCTACGCGGCCGCGCTCCCCGAGGCGGAGAGCTCAGCCGAGGTGGCGACCGTGGTGCGCGACCTGGCCGCGGCGATGATCCACTCCGCGTTCACCAACGCCCCGGTCACCCCGCACACCACCGCCGGGCTGCGCCACACCGTGCGCCAGCATCTGCGCGATCATGCCCGAGACCGCGAGCTGACCATGGCCGACGTCGCGCGTCGCCACGGTGTCTCCCGGCGGCGGCTCTACCAGGCCTTCGAGGAGTCCGGCAGCTCACCAGCCGCCTACCTCCGCTCCGTACGCCTGGCCGTCGCGGCCGAGATGTTCTCCGCCGAGCGTCAGCCATCGGGCGGCATCTGCGCAGTCGCGTACGCCTGTGGGTTCAACGACCCGCTCACCTTCACGCGAGCCTTCCGCCGGGCCTACGGCGTCACCCCGCGCGAGTGGCGCGCCGGAGACCGCGGCGGCTGAGGCTCGCCGCCGCCCGCGGGCAGGCCCGTAGGCTGGTGCGGTGAACGACGGCCCCCTGATCGTCCAGTCGGACAAGACCCTGCTGCTCGAGGTCGACCATGCCCGCGCAGGTGAGTGCCGTAAGGCGATCGCGCCGTTCGCCGAGCTGGAGCGATCCCCGGAGCACATCCACACCTACCGCCTCACCCCGCTGGGACTGTGGAACGCGCGCGCCGCCGGCCACGACGCCGAGCAGGTCGTGGACACGCTGCTGGAGTTCTCCCGCTAC
Coding sequences within:
- a CDS encoding helicase-associated domain-containing protein — translated: MVWHSLSGLRAVTGVAAVLQGSPGLSGLQPFAGDLASDQEEVVRRLAAVSAEARAMLEAVDVGGGQASSSRARPRVSVAEAAGPAEELIAHGLLVSSGDGMLTLPGEVGIALRGGWTTLSTVDVPPPLPTSSRPSAMVNRAAAGAAFELVRNLELLLDAWGAAPPRSLRGGTGLTVRDLRATAERLHVTEPTAALLTEVGWASGLLALGTDEEGDPSWMPTELYDQWLQQPLAARWAHVVGAWLASPRLPGLVGQRDPAGKTWNALAPDMAGASAVETRRLALRLLAGLPDGEVLAAGTGPAALVARLSWERPRRPRTRTESRESLVAWTLTEAETLGLAAFGGLAAYGRLLVAGDDPVATLAGMLPEPVDHVLLQGDLTAVAPGPLEPALARTLAVVATVESHGGAMVYRFTKESVRRAMDRGWTAAEIHALLAAASRTPVPQALSYLVDDTARTFGTVRVGFAAAYLRSDDESALAELLVHPAAESLGLRRLAPTVVVSTVALDSLLPRLRELGLAPVVEAPDGSVHVARPDAKRAKVRTGQRPAGAQKAHLAARATAVATRVKAGDETATTRPAPPEPASTMSILHEAIDAGEKVVISYVDGRGVAGEARVEPLGLDGGSLAARVEDDVRSFALSRIRSVRPGP
- a CDS encoding aldehyde dehydrogenase family protein produces the protein MGFFDQDQWTGRAYVGGWVRLSGTLDVAAPATGEAIAAVASGQRADIDQAVSLAVEAQREWASRPAEARAEVMRRAAELLTEHQDVLVDWLVREAGSGQGKAAFEAGLVAAELHQAAATALMPYGQLLQSSHPRLSVARRRPVGVVGVISPFNFPAILAARSIFPAIALGNAVVLKPDPRTSVGGGLFLAALLEEAGLPAGLLSVVPGRVEAGSALVEHPEVPVISFTGSTEAGRIIGERAGSLLKRAHLELGGNNAMIVLPGVDIAAAASAGAWGSFLHQGQICMTTGRHLVHTDIYDEYVATLAAKAAGLTVGDPAGGAPLGPIIDAGQRDKVHALVTASIEAGARLETGGTYEGLFYRPTVLSAVAPEHPAFADEIFGPVAPVTRFETVDEAIDLVRRSDYGLSVGVLTTDPFAAYELADRIPSGIVHVNDQTVDDEAQAPFGGIGASGTGARFGGHEANIDAFTETQWVTVQSRIQPYPF
- a CDS encoding helix-turn-helix transcriptional regulator, producing MSAVVEVDSADAWQSVVSSCFVPLACNDVEPGFSGRMEHTQLDDGIAVALATSSGHSSTRTARLARGAGGDDLHLSLQRSSTGTVSSGSRTVAVRPGSVSVYRVDAPYLVDYSAPHQQQLLVQVSRSSIRLPNGMLGEAADRVALPRFQEAPAARALFSYAAALPEAESSAEVATVVRDLAAAMIHSAFTNAPVTPHTTAGLRHTVRQHLRDHARDRELTMADVARRHGVSRRRLYQAFEESGSSPAAYLRSVRLAVAAEMFSAERQPSGGICAVAYACGFNDPLTFTRAFRRAYGVTPREWRAGDRGG